A DNA window from Anastrepha ludens isolate Willacy chromosome 6, idAnaLude1.1, whole genome shotgun sequence contains the following coding sequences:
- the LOC128867334 gene encoding transcription factor Ken isoform X4 gives MFPRMLMLQYSKHGECILKEIGAAFRGEHPADLTIVCENRVKLHAHKLVLAAASPLIRTLLEDTQLSDCATTVYFPDVNATYFKFLLDFLYSGQTCITSRDVNYLHDLLLLLQIKSDNWKTTDSAILSSKCSNLRDRLNSDSNGNGRQHMYCSTKLEHSYSPDLEGSDDLKKCSDGSKDSDTVKEDPGSPKCSLEDNIQKDLKESSPSTSEQEAYSDAQLNTTNKNIPSLNPVNLSLGLRSKPEFSTRKLLYTDKNIFNTDSSSFNGTESIKRKGFFFDSDKEVPKSLQDPDLNNSPENYVVTPHRKRRPGFHHSSSHNQPFASSYQHTLIDELRSAKTASSPISSYMSDRKLLSPLEEGLLGNTEVLAKNRKPIENQRPRPQSPDAALHISPQFAYQWQSTQNPAISTFSNLQSGLSSIPQIGVGGGGGGGTVETSSRDTPGSVRDPPSNNANICGTHNTAREYRCEYCGKQFGMSWNLKTHLRVHTGEKPFACRLCVAMFKQKAHLLKHLCSVHRNVITTTNGAETENRFSCCFCSMYFESVQELVRHLSGHHNNLLLTKNLRE, from the exons ATG TTTCCTAGAATGCTGATGTTGCAGTACAGCAAGCATGGAGAGTGTATACTCAAAGAAATTGGAGCCGCATTCCGTGGAGAACACCCAGCCGATCTGACGATAGTTTGTGAAAATAGAGTCAAACTTCATGCACATAAACTTGTATTAGCTGCTGCAAGCCCACTCATAAG aaCTCTCTTGGAGGACACGCAACTTTCCGACTGCGCGACCACAGTTTATTTCCCAGATGTAAATGCTACATACTTCAAATTCCTTTTGGATTTTCTATATTCCGGACAAACTTGCATAACATCCCGAGATGTTAACTATTTGCATGAtcttctgttgttgttgcaaataAAATCCGACAATTGGAAGACCACGGACTCAGCAATTCTAAGTAGTAAATGTAGTAATTTGCGTGATCGATTGAATAGCGATTCAAATGGAAATGGTAGACAACATATGTATTGTTCAACAAAACTAGAGCATTCCTATAGCCCTGATTTAGAAGGTagtgatgatttaaaaaaatgctcggATGGTTCCAAGGATTCAGATACCGTTAAGGAAGATCCGGGCAGCCCTAAGTGTTCATTAGAAGATAATATACAAAAAGATTTAAAGGAGAGTAGTCCGTCGACCAGTGAGCAAGAAGCATATTCAGATGCGCAGCTCAATACAACCAATAAGAATATACCTTCTCTAAATCCTGTTAATTTATCGCTTGGTTTACGAAGTAAACCTGAATTTAGTAcaagaaaattattatatacagacaaaaacattttcaatacgGATAGTTCATCGTTTAATGGCACCGAAAGTATAAAACGTAAAGGATTTTTCTTCGATTCCGATAAAGAGGTTCCAAAATCACTACAAGATCCCGACTTGAATAATTCACCGGAAAACTATGTTGTAACGCCACATCGAAAACGAAGACCGGGCTTTCATCATTCCTCCAGTCATAATCAACCGTTCGCTTCGTCATATCAACATACATTAATTGATGAATTACGATCCGCGAAAACAGCATCTTCACCCATATCATCGTACATGTCCGACCGAAAACTGCTATCTCCACTTGAAGAAGGCCTATTAGGCAACACCGAAGTACTGGCGAAAAATCGTAAACCTATTGAAAATCAAAGACCCAGACCGCAAAGTCCTGACGCCGCACTACATATCTCACCACAATTTGCTTACCAATGGCAATCGACACAAAATCCTGCCATATCCACCTTCTCAAATCTGCAGTCTGGTCTCAGTAGCATACCACAGATAGGAGTAGGCGGTGGAGGTGGCGGCGGTACGGTTGAAACAAGTAGTCGTGATACACCAGGAAGTGTTCGAGATCCCCCTTCAAATAATGCGAATATATGTGGCACTCACAATACAGCTCGTGAATATCGTTGCGAATACTGTGGCAAACAATTTGGCATGTCATGGAATTTGAAAACGCATTTAAGAGTACATACGGGTGAGAAACCATTTGCTTGCCGCTTGTGTGTTGCTATGTTTAAACAAAAGGCCCATCTATTGAAACATTTGTGTTCGGTTCATCGAAATGTTATAACGACGACAAATGGTGCTGAAACCGAAAATCGATtcagttgctgtttttgttcAATGTATTTCGAATCAGTACAAGAGTTAGTGAGGCATTTATCGGGACACCACAATAATTTGCtgctaacaaaaaatttacgcGAATAA
- the LOC128867334 gene encoding transcription factor Ken isoform X3, producing MRQFPRMLMLQYSKHGECILKEIGAAFRGEHPADLTIVCENRVKLHAHKLVLAAASPLIRTLLEDTQLSDCATTVYFPDVNATYFKFLLDFLYSGQTCITSRDVNYLHDLLLLLQIKSDNWKTTDSAILSSKCSNLRDRLNSDSNGNGRQHMYCSTKLEHSYSPDLEGSDDLKKCSDGSKDSDTVKEDPGSPKCSLEDNIQKDLKESSPSTSEQEAYSDAQLNTTNKNIPSLNPVNLSLGLRSKPEFSTRKLLYTDKNIFNTDSSSFNGTESIKRKGFFFDSDKEVPKSLQDPDLNNSPENYVVTPHRKRRPGFHHSSSHNQPFASSYQHTLIDELRSAKTASSPISSYMSDRKLLSPLEEGLLGNTEVLAKNRKPIENQRPRPQSPDAALHISPQFAYQWQSTQNPAISTFSNLQSGLSSIPQIGVGGGGGGGTVETSSRDTPGSVRDPPSNNANICGTHNTAREYRCEYCGKQFGMSWNLKTHLRVHTGEKPFACRLCVAMFKQKAHLLKHLCSVHRNVITTTNGAETENRFSCCFCSMYFESVQELVRHLSGHHNNLLLTKNLRE from the exons ATGCGAcag TTTCCTAGAATGCTGATGTTGCAGTACAGCAAGCATGGAGAGTGTATACTCAAAGAAATTGGAGCCGCATTCCGTGGAGAACACCCAGCCGATCTGACGATAGTTTGTGAAAATAGAGTCAAACTTCATGCACATAAACTTGTATTAGCTGCTGCAAGCCCACTCATAAG aaCTCTCTTGGAGGACACGCAACTTTCCGACTGCGCGACCACAGTTTATTTCCCAGATGTAAATGCTACATACTTCAAATTCCTTTTGGATTTTCTATATTCCGGACAAACTTGCATAACATCCCGAGATGTTAACTATTTGCATGAtcttctgttgttgttgcaaataAAATCCGACAATTGGAAGACCACGGACTCAGCAATTCTAAGTAGTAAATGTAGTAATTTGCGTGATCGATTGAATAGCGATTCAAATGGAAATGGTAGACAACATATGTATTGTTCAACAAAACTAGAGCATTCCTATAGCCCTGATTTAGAAGGTagtgatgatttaaaaaaatgctcggATGGTTCCAAGGATTCAGATACCGTTAAGGAAGATCCGGGCAGCCCTAAGTGTTCATTAGAAGATAATATACAAAAAGATTTAAAGGAGAGTAGTCCGTCGACCAGTGAGCAAGAAGCATATTCAGATGCGCAGCTCAATACAACCAATAAGAATATACCTTCTCTAAATCCTGTTAATTTATCGCTTGGTTTACGAAGTAAACCTGAATTTAGTAcaagaaaattattatatacagacaaaaacattttcaatacgGATAGTTCATCGTTTAATGGCACCGAAAGTATAAAACGTAAAGGATTTTTCTTCGATTCCGATAAAGAGGTTCCAAAATCACTACAAGATCCCGACTTGAATAATTCACCGGAAAACTATGTTGTAACGCCACATCGAAAACGAAGACCGGGCTTTCATCATTCCTCCAGTCATAATCAACCGTTCGCTTCGTCATATCAACATACATTAATTGATGAATTACGATCCGCGAAAACAGCATCTTCACCCATATCATCGTACATGTCCGACCGAAAACTGCTATCTCCACTTGAAGAAGGCCTATTAGGCAACACCGAAGTACTGGCGAAAAATCGTAAACCTATTGAAAATCAAAGACCCAGACCGCAAAGTCCTGACGCCGCACTACATATCTCACCACAATTTGCTTACCAATGGCAATCGACACAAAATCCTGCCATATCCACCTTCTCAAATCTGCAGTCTGGTCTCAGTAGCATACCACAGATAGGAGTAGGCGGTGGAGGTGGCGGCGGTACGGTTGAAACAAGTAGTCGTGATACACCAGGAAGTGTTCGAGATCCCCCTTCAAATAATGCGAATATATGTGGCACTCACAATACAGCTCGTGAATATCGTTGCGAATACTGTGGCAAACAATTTGGCATGTCATGGAATTTGAAAACGCATTTAAGAGTACATACGGGTGAGAAACCATTTGCTTGCCGCTTGTGTGTTGCTATGTTTAAACAAAAGGCCCATCTATTGAAACATTTGTGTTCGGTTCATCGAAATGTTATAACGACGACAAATGGTGCTGAAACCGAAAATCGATtcagttgctgtttttgttcAATGTATTTCGAATCAGTACAAGAGTTAGTGAGGCATTTATCGGGACACCACAATAATTTGCtgctaacaaaaaatttacgcGAATAA
- the LOC128867334 gene encoding transcription factor Ken isoform X1: MGEEDENNKKKHNNSKTKTKRQNCFHCALCAQCGVCCVLCEGVLLTMFPRMLMLQYSKHGECILKEIGAAFRGEHPADLTIVCENRVKLHAHKLVLAAASPLIRTLLEDTQLSDCATTVYFPDVNATYFKFLLDFLYSGQTCITSRDVNYLHDLLLLLQIKSDNWKTTDSAILSSKCSNLRDRLNSDSNGNGRQHMYCSTKLEHSYSPDLEGSDDLKKCSDGSKDSDTVKEDPGSPKCSLEDNIQKDLKESSPSTSEQEAYSDAQLNTTNKNIPSLNPVNLSLGLRSKPEFSTRKLLYTDKNIFNTDSSSFNGTESIKRKGFFFDSDKEVPKSLQDPDLNNSPENYVVTPHRKRRPGFHHSSSHNQPFASSYQHTLIDELRSAKTASSPISSYMSDRKLLSPLEEGLLGNTEVLAKNRKPIENQRPRPQSPDAALHISPQFAYQWQSTQNPAISTFSNLQSGLSSIPQIGVGGGGGGGTVETSSRDTPGSVRDPPSNNANICGTHNTAREYRCEYCGKQFGMSWNLKTHLRVHTGEKPFACRLCVAMFKQKAHLLKHLCSVHRNVITTTNGAETENRFSCCFCSMYFESVQELVRHLSGHHNNLLLTKNLRE; the protein is encoded by the exons aTGGGAGAAGaagatgaaaacaacaaaaaaaaacataataatagtAAAACTAAAACGAAAAGACAAAACTGTTTTCACTGCGCTCTGTGTGCTCAGTGTGGTGTGTGCTGTGTGCTGTGTGAAGGAGTTTTATTAACTATG TTTCCTAGAATGCTGATGTTGCAGTACAGCAAGCATGGAGAGTGTATACTCAAAGAAATTGGAGCCGCATTCCGTGGAGAACACCCAGCCGATCTGACGATAGTTTGTGAAAATAGAGTCAAACTTCATGCACATAAACTTGTATTAGCTGCTGCAAGCCCACTCATAAG aaCTCTCTTGGAGGACACGCAACTTTCCGACTGCGCGACCACAGTTTATTTCCCAGATGTAAATGCTACATACTTCAAATTCCTTTTGGATTTTCTATATTCCGGACAAACTTGCATAACATCCCGAGATGTTAACTATTTGCATGAtcttctgttgttgttgcaaataAAATCCGACAATTGGAAGACCACGGACTCAGCAATTCTAAGTAGTAAATGTAGTAATTTGCGTGATCGATTGAATAGCGATTCAAATGGAAATGGTAGACAACATATGTATTGTTCAACAAAACTAGAGCATTCCTATAGCCCTGATTTAGAAGGTagtgatgatttaaaaaaatgctcggATGGTTCCAAGGATTCAGATACCGTTAAGGAAGATCCGGGCAGCCCTAAGTGTTCATTAGAAGATAATATACAAAAAGATTTAAAGGAGAGTAGTCCGTCGACCAGTGAGCAAGAAGCATATTCAGATGCGCAGCTCAATACAACCAATAAGAATATACCTTCTCTAAATCCTGTTAATTTATCGCTTGGTTTACGAAGTAAACCTGAATTTAGTAcaagaaaattattatatacagacaaaaacattttcaatacgGATAGTTCATCGTTTAATGGCACCGAAAGTATAAAACGTAAAGGATTTTTCTTCGATTCCGATAAAGAGGTTCCAAAATCACTACAAGATCCCGACTTGAATAATTCACCGGAAAACTATGTTGTAACGCCACATCGAAAACGAAGACCGGGCTTTCATCATTCCTCCAGTCATAATCAACCGTTCGCTTCGTCATATCAACATACATTAATTGATGAATTACGATCCGCGAAAACAGCATCTTCACCCATATCATCGTACATGTCCGACCGAAAACTGCTATCTCCACTTGAAGAAGGCCTATTAGGCAACACCGAAGTACTGGCGAAAAATCGTAAACCTATTGAAAATCAAAGACCCAGACCGCAAAGTCCTGACGCCGCACTACATATCTCACCACAATTTGCTTACCAATGGCAATCGACACAAAATCCTGCCATATCCACCTTCTCAAATCTGCAGTCTGGTCTCAGTAGCATACCACAGATAGGAGTAGGCGGTGGAGGTGGCGGCGGTACGGTTGAAACAAGTAGTCGTGATACACCAGGAAGTGTTCGAGATCCCCCTTCAAATAATGCGAATATATGTGGCACTCACAATACAGCTCGTGAATATCGTTGCGAATACTGTGGCAAACAATTTGGCATGTCATGGAATTTGAAAACGCATTTAAGAGTACATACGGGTGAGAAACCATTTGCTTGCCGCTTGTGTGTTGCTATGTTTAAACAAAAGGCCCATCTATTGAAACATTTGTGTTCGGTTCATCGAAATGTTATAACGACGACAAATGGTGCTGAAACCGAAAATCGATtcagttgctgtttttgttcAATGTATTTCGAATCAGTACAAGAGTTAGTGAGGCATTTATCGGGACACCACAATAATTTGCtgctaacaaaaaatttacgcGAATAA
- the LOC128867334 gene encoding transcription factor Ken isoform X2, translating into MYARRSPHSSIVESRSSYASVAVCTLIVGAVEPASQQFPRMLMLQYSKHGECILKEIGAAFRGEHPADLTIVCENRVKLHAHKLVLAAASPLIRTLLEDTQLSDCATTVYFPDVNATYFKFLLDFLYSGQTCITSRDVNYLHDLLLLLQIKSDNWKTTDSAILSSKCSNLRDRLNSDSNGNGRQHMYCSTKLEHSYSPDLEGSDDLKKCSDGSKDSDTVKEDPGSPKCSLEDNIQKDLKESSPSTSEQEAYSDAQLNTTNKNIPSLNPVNLSLGLRSKPEFSTRKLLYTDKNIFNTDSSSFNGTESIKRKGFFFDSDKEVPKSLQDPDLNNSPENYVVTPHRKRRPGFHHSSSHNQPFASSYQHTLIDELRSAKTASSPISSYMSDRKLLSPLEEGLLGNTEVLAKNRKPIENQRPRPQSPDAALHISPQFAYQWQSTQNPAISTFSNLQSGLSSIPQIGVGGGGGGGTVETSSRDTPGSVRDPPSNNANICGTHNTAREYRCEYCGKQFGMSWNLKTHLRVHTGEKPFACRLCVAMFKQKAHLLKHLCSVHRNVITTTNGAETENRFSCCFCSMYFESVQELVRHLSGHHNNLLLTKNLRE; encoded by the exons ATGTATGCCCGCCGTTCTCCACACAGCTCGATCGTGGAATCTCGATCGTCGTATGCCTCCGTCGCTGTATGTACGCTTATTGTTGGTGCTGTTGAGCCAGCAAGCCAGCAA TTTCCTAGAATGCTGATGTTGCAGTACAGCAAGCATGGAGAGTGTATACTCAAAGAAATTGGAGCCGCATTCCGTGGAGAACACCCAGCCGATCTGACGATAGTTTGTGAAAATAGAGTCAAACTTCATGCACATAAACTTGTATTAGCTGCTGCAAGCCCACTCATAAG aaCTCTCTTGGAGGACACGCAACTTTCCGACTGCGCGACCACAGTTTATTTCCCAGATGTAAATGCTACATACTTCAAATTCCTTTTGGATTTTCTATATTCCGGACAAACTTGCATAACATCCCGAGATGTTAACTATTTGCATGAtcttctgttgttgttgcaaataAAATCCGACAATTGGAAGACCACGGACTCAGCAATTCTAAGTAGTAAATGTAGTAATTTGCGTGATCGATTGAATAGCGATTCAAATGGAAATGGTAGACAACATATGTATTGTTCAACAAAACTAGAGCATTCCTATAGCCCTGATTTAGAAGGTagtgatgatttaaaaaaatgctcggATGGTTCCAAGGATTCAGATACCGTTAAGGAAGATCCGGGCAGCCCTAAGTGTTCATTAGAAGATAATATACAAAAAGATTTAAAGGAGAGTAGTCCGTCGACCAGTGAGCAAGAAGCATATTCAGATGCGCAGCTCAATACAACCAATAAGAATATACCTTCTCTAAATCCTGTTAATTTATCGCTTGGTTTACGAAGTAAACCTGAATTTAGTAcaagaaaattattatatacagacaaaaacattttcaatacgGATAGTTCATCGTTTAATGGCACCGAAAGTATAAAACGTAAAGGATTTTTCTTCGATTCCGATAAAGAGGTTCCAAAATCACTACAAGATCCCGACTTGAATAATTCACCGGAAAACTATGTTGTAACGCCACATCGAAAACGAAGACCGGGCTTTCATCATTCCTCCAGTCATAATCAACCGTTCGCTTCGTCATATCAACATACATTAATTGATGAATTACGATCCGCGAAAACAGCATCTTCACCCATATCATCGTACATGTCCGACCGAAAACTGCTATCTCCACTTGAAGAAGGCCTATTAGGCAACACCGAAGTACTGGCGAAAAATCGTAAACCTATTGAAAATCAAAGACCCAGACCGCAAAGTCCTGACGCCGCACTACATATCTCACCACAATTTGCTTACCAATGGCAATCGACACAAAATCCTGCCATATCCACCTTCTCAAATCTGCAGTCTGGTCTCAGTAGCATACCACAGATAGGAGTAGGCGGTGGAGGTGGCGGCGGTACGGTTGAAACAAGTAGTCGTGATACACCAGGAAGTGTTCGAGATCCCCCTTCAAATAATGCGAATATATGTGGCACTCACAATACAGCTCGTGAATATCGTTGCGAATACTGTGGCAAACAATTTGGCATGTCATGGAATTTGAAAACGCATTTAAGAGTACATACGGGTGAGAAACCATTTGCTTGCCGCTTGTGTGTTGCTATGTTTAAACAAAAGGCCCATCTATTGAAACATTTGTGTTCGGTTCATCGAAATGTTATAACGACGACAAATGGTGCTGAAACCGAAAATCGATtcagttgctgtttttgttcAATGTATTTCGAATCAGTACAAGAGTTAGTGAGGCATTTATCGGGACACCACAATAATTTGCtgctaacaaaaaatttacgcGAATAA
- the LOC128867334 gene encoding transcription factor Ken isoform X5 gives MLMLQYSKHGECILKEIGAAFRGEHPADLTIVCENRVKLHAHKLVLAAASPLIRTLLEDTQLSDCATTVYFPDVNATYFKFLLDFLYSGQTCITSRDVNYLHDLLLLLQIKSDNWKTTDSAILSSKCSNLRDRLNSDSNGNGRQHMYCSTKLEHSYSPDLEGSDDLKKCSDGSKDSDTVKEDPGSPKCSLEDNIQKDLKESSPSTSEQEAYSDAQLNTTNKNIPSLNPVNLSLGLRSKPEFSTRKLLYTDKNIFNTDSSSFNGTESIKRKGFFFDSDKEVPKSLQDPDLNNSPENYVVTPHRKRRPGFHHSSSHNQPFASSYQHTLIDELRSAKTASSPISSYMSDRKLLSPLEEGLLGNTEVLAKNRKPIENQRPRPQSPDAALHISPQFAYQWQSTQNPAISTFSNLQSGLSSIPQIGVGGGGGGGTVETSSRDTPGSVRDPPSNNANICGTHNTAREYRCEYCGKQFGMSWNLKTHLRVHTGEKPFACRLCVAMFKQKAHLLKHLCSVHRNVITTTNGAETENRFSCCFCSMYFESVQELVRHLSGHHNNLLLTKNLRE, from the exons ATGCTGATGTTGCAGTACAGCAAGCATGGAGAGTGTATACTCAAAGAAATTGGAGCCGCATTCCGTGGAGAACACCCAGCCGATCTGACGATAGTTTGTGAAAATAGAGTCAAACTTCATGCACATAAACTTGTATTAGCTGCTGCAAGCCCACTCATAAG aaCTCTCTTGGAGGACACGCAACTTTCCGACTGCGCGACCACAGTTTATTTCCCAGATGTAAATGCTACATACTTCAAATTCCTTTTGGATTTTCTATATTCCGGACAAACTTGCATAACATCCCGAGATGTTAACTATTTGCATGAtcttctgttgttgttgcaaataAAATCCGACAATTGGAAGACCACGGACTCAGCAATTCTAAGTAGTAAATGTAGTAATTTGCGTGATCGATTGAATAGCGATTCAAATGGAAATGGTAGACAACATATGTATTGTTCAACAAAACTAGAGCATTCCTATAGCCCTGATTTAGAAGGTagtgatgatttaaaaaaatgctcggATGGTTCCAAGGATTCAGATACCGTTAAGGAAGATCCGGGCAGCCCTAAGTGTTCATTAGAAGATAATATACAAAAAGATTTAAAGGAGAGTAGTCCGTCGACCAGTGAGCAAGAAGCATATTCAGATGCGCAGCTCAATACAACCAATAAGAATATACCTTCTCTAAATCCTGTTAATTTATCGCTTGGTTTACGAAGTAAACCTGAATTTAGTAcaagaaaattattatatacagacaaaaacattttcaatacgGATAGTTCATCGTTTAATGGCACCGAAAGTATAAAACGTAAAGGATTTTTCTTCGATTCCGATAAAGAGGTTCCAAAATCACTACAAGATCCCGACTTGAATAATTCACCGGAAAACTATGTTGTAACGCCACATCGAAAACGAAGACCGGGCTTTCATCATTCCTCCAGTCATAATCAACCGTTCGCTTCGTCATATCAACATACATTAATTGATGAATTACGATCCGCGAAAACAGCATCTTCACCCATATCATCGTACATGTCCGACCGAAAACTGCTATCTCCACTTGAAGAAGGCCTATTAGGCAACACCGAAGTACTGGCGAAAAATCGTAAACCTATTGAAAATCAAAGACCCAGACCGCAAAGTCCTGACGCCGCACTACATATCTCACCACAATTTGCTTACCAATGGCAATCGACACAAAATCCTGCCATATCCACCTTCTCAAATCTGCAGTCTGGTCTCAGTAGCATACCACAGATAGGAGTAGGCGGTGGAGGTGGCGGCGGTACGGTTGAAACAAGTAGTCGTGATACACCAGGAAGTGTTCGAGATCCCCCTTCAAATAATGCGAATATATGTGGCACTCACAATACAGCTCGTGAATATCGTTGCGAATACTGTGGCAAACAATTTGGCATGTCATGGAATTTGAAAACGCATTTAAGAGTACATACGGGTGAGAAACCATTTGCTTGCCGCTTGTGTGTTGCTATGTTTAAACAAAAGGCCCATCTATTGAAACATTTGTGTTCGGTTCATCGAAATGTTATAACGACGACAAATGGTGCTGAAACCGAAAATCGATtcagttgctgtttttgttcAATGTATTTCGAATCAGTACAAGAGTTAGTGAGGCATTTATCGGGACACCACAATAATTTGCtgctaacaaaaaatttacgcGAATAA